The nucleotide sequence TATCGTGATATTCTTATTCGTTGACTTGACCcttataattatagttttaatagTTCGTCCACGAGCATATTCACTAAGCTACATATTAACCATTAATTATATTGTCCTCTTCATGGCCAATTTAACCACTTTAACTATTAGGTCACAATTGTACTTACCACATTTCACGCTACCCTcacttccaaaaaaaaaaaaatcttcctaTCAAAGTACTTAATCTAGGCAAACTAATGaagcatttttatgttttaacagAAATATGACGCGTTAGTGGTAAGATCAGCGTCTCAAGTGACCAAGGAAGTGCTGGAAGCTGGCGCGAAGCTGAAGGTGGTGGGCAGGGCTGGTGCTGGCGTGGACAACATCGACGTCACGGCCGCGCAGGAGAGAGGCGTGGGGGTCATCAAGTAAGTAACAAAGCTAATCATGAAGAGTTTTAATATTCTTTCTTGTcctaaaacttttatttttttcatcaagcGGGTAGCTCGATTATTGTCTTATGTCGTGTCCATTTAGGTTTTTagccgacttcccaaaaaggaggaggttctcaattcgtcaggatattttttttcttatcatcCGTTATTGAACTCAATATTTAAACACACATTTTGGAGAAAATGTTAGACTTCTTTATTTCGTCGTTTCTCTCTGTTGAGTATGAATATGATAGCGTGGAGAAAGGAGAGAAAAAAGCGATGAATGGAAGAAACGTTTTAGAAGCAAGGCAGGAGAAGTAAAAGCGGGACattttttcatgaaacttgGTATACGTTTGTTACAGTGCCCCCGGAGCAAATGCCCTCAGCGCCTGCGAGCTGACCTGCAGCCTGATCCTCAACCTGTCGAGGCATGTGGTCCCTGCCGCCGCAGCCCTGCGCGCCGGCAGGTGGGACCGCGCCCTCTACACCGGCACGGAACTCAACGGCAAGACTCTCGCCATCCTCGGTCTCGGCAGGGTCGGCAGAGAAGTCGCCGTCCGCATGCACTCCTTCGGCATGAAGGTAAACTTTCTTTACTCTAGGTCTGTGCGATATCAGCGAATAACCTCAACACATTTCTATGGCGTGCTTAGCCGTCAAAGCGACATTTTTGTTGAGAATAATGTCACTTTGACAGCAAACCACAACATAGGAAACGAGCATCATTTTCAACAGCATTTTCTTATGTTTtcaaaaatggaaataaaatgtgGATTGTATAGAAATAGCATTTGGAGTTGAATAAACTAGCAAAGTAGACACGTGTGTATTGATGACGAACTTGACTATCGAATGTATTGATCTAACAATAAGTGATGATGACACAAATGAATGTAAacttaaatatacttacatagaacTCGTGAATGACCGATAAGATAAGGGGGCAATAGTGCTTTGCCTAATGGAAATATTcctgcgatttttctgatgaaATAGCGTCTGATgcaaattttaacttttatactgctgataacatttttttctgcTTTTGTTTAGACTAGTTGTGCACAACTTGCTTTGGCgttacagttatcggcacggatatcgagctaTGACTTTCACCTgagcagaagcgatttattggtttattgccttatgtgtacagtgcgcaaagcgatccccactcttccgccgagagcccaatattcgtgccggtaactgtaatTAGCGCTTGCTGGCATCAATGAGCGAATTTCATTAAGTTTATTACACTGTCTGCTGATACAAATTGAGTTTTTAACTGGAATCTTATGAAAGACACGTGTTACACAGATCATCGGCTACGACCCGTTCGTGACGGCGGAGCAGTGCACCAGCTTCCACGCCACCAAGATGGAGCTCGAGCAGATCTGGCCTCTGGCTGATTACATTACACTGCACACTCCTCTCATTGCCTCTACTAAAAGTAAGTACACATTTATAAGCAACCGCCAACGTATTAgcgcaataaaatatttttgtgacttgTATTAATTCAGTGTAGGTAATAATGGATGTATTTGAATTGATTTCAATTAAGGGCATTACACTGCATTTGCAAGTAACttcaaatttacaaaatatgttagcgtgttcacatatttttattttatgaaacatatgTTGCGATCTTCTACTGAGTCAACGATTGCATAGAAAATTTCgtgtgttaatttatttcaggAATTATTAGGTCATGATGAAAATTATCGAGATAGTTTTCAAGCGAGTTAATTATTGGCTAGTTACAAGTAATTTGAAAACATTCAGTCTTATCTAACACATTGCTTTGTTTGTTAATGTGTACAGGTCAGTTGGTTACTCAAATATGttgattaatatattttttatgaggtacctacaggtacctacataggtacctatatatattttccGATACATTCGGACACATTTCATGGGGATCCtagatttgatttttttgtaataggagATCGGAACTCATTGGAGTGTCAGATTTTAATGACCCCACCTCTGCTCTGTGATAGTTTGGTACAATCCCACAGTCCAGGTACTAACCTATACATATTGTTAACAGATTTCATCAACGCCAAAGTCCTGGGGCAATGTAAGAAAGGCATCAAGATTGTTAACGTAGGACGCGGCGGTCTTATCCAGGAACGTGACCTCCTCGATGGACTGAACTCTGGGCAGGTGAGTTTGTCTTTCAGCTTATCTTTGTACCTCAcaaagttacagcctttttatcgtcccactgctgggcataagCCTCCTCatacacagagaaggattgagtgttaatcaGCACGCtcgctcaatgcgggttggtgattccAGACTTGCCTAcataaagtccaggtttcctcgagatgctTTTCTTCAACTTTTAATCAGCCATTgctgtctaagatatactaagaaagtacatacaaacttagtaatttgcattggtacttgtctgacctggaatcgaacctacgcactcatacttgagagggtggtgctttacccactaagaCACCACGACTTCTTGTACGGCACCCATGACCCATGATGTAAATTCTATAGGAAACAGGTCAGCTGACTACATCTGTAAGGTATTACCAACGTAATATGATGTTAATGCCGTATTTACCAGGTTGGCGGAGCAGCTCTTGACGTCTTCGAGCAGGAGCCGCCTTCAGATCCTCTGACCTTGGAGATCATCCAGCACAAAGCTGTCATTGCCACTCCTCATTTAGGTAAGCTTATTCTCTCGGATTCTTgggctattatttatttatttattatattttttgcacatattttacaaaaataaaaacaatctacAAAGACGGACTTAACGCCTTGGGCATTCTCTAACAGTCTACCTTATTATCCAGAACACACAAGCATTGTCCTATAAGTACTTATAGAAATCTACTGGGTTACATAGGTgcataactattatttataaggTTTACCTACGTGTCTCACTGTTTCAACTGATTTTGCATTACTATTACTATTACTATTCAAGAATCGCATGAATTGTACAAGCGATATAACCACAAAGATATTGTCACTTTGCCCTCCATCCTTACTTCTGACCTTcatgaatctatactaatattgtaaagctgaagagtttgtgtgtttgaccgcgctaatctcaggaagtacagTCCCAAGAAGTACtgttgatttgaaaaatatttcagcgttaagtagtccatttatcgaggaaggctatgtgctgctttttatccgggttcgtgcagaggttccttAGAAACTATAGCTATGTTTTTTTATCGTAGGTGCTTCAACGAAGGAAGCCCAAGTGCGAGTGGGTCAGGAGATAGCGGAGCAGCTGGTGAACCTCGTGAAGCCTGGCAGCTACAGCACTCCCCTCGCCGAGGTCACCCGTGTCCTCAACAAGCAGGCTTGAACATGGAGTTCCATTATATCTCTCTGTTACAATCTATATTTAAgtatagtttaatttattctgGTAAATAATAACACTGGTCTGCAGTATTATTGtctcaaaagtaaaataaataatattaatttgcagACCAGTGTAATTACCAGTAACAATATGTACTTAATACAcactcaaataaatatttacatttatctaTATAATGGGTAGTATTAAGTACATATTGTTACTGGTAATAAGTTATTATGTTAAGTCTAGTtagactaacagccagtttcttcatcaaaagttaaagccaaagtaaaagtcaaagtaatgtttaaagttaaagtaacggtcaaattcaattttttttctattagttttgctgtcactttagccttgaaaaaacgaatttgaccgttacttttactttagacattactttaactttaacttttgacgaagaaactggccgtaagtttcgttaggttaggtttgtattaaagttatttacaaatattaacagaatgtatgttttttttgaaataaaataagttgaGAAAAGGTAATAAAACAGTTAAAAAGTTAagttaaaaggaaaaaaaatagaatattttgaccaggggcccgattctcctaagttaataatgtcaaaatcgactaagaaaaaatagcggaatgccacttaggcctcggcctcgaattttgcgggcagcggggcggcagcggcgggacgggacggcgacgcgacacaatgTACTGAATCGTCGCGTCacgtcgcgtcgagcgggacggctctgtgtggcggcctccgtaatatctagtacattacaactgctcagtgtcgcgtcgccgtcccgtcccgccgcgccgcgcccgctgtgtgcagagacctttatCATGTGACTGGCATAGGTCACTGATAAGGTATTTCAGTTGTTTAATTTAACTGTCTAAAGGTTCCTGGAGAGCTTTTTCAGACTTGTAACTTTCCCAATGTTGATTCATGCATgttgtttttcattaattagAAGCTGATTGTGAATgcatcaataaattaattaatataatgaaataaagtCTTATTATTTCCTGATACTTAATCTTCGTACCTTACCttttattttggggtcggcttaccgagtccagctgagtatcagtgctttacaagaagcgactgccattctgacctcctcaacccactttcccgggcaacccgattcCCCTTGGcaagacagccgggacctacagtttgacatgccctccgaaacacagtcacaTACAgccttagaaaagttgcatgaTAATTTGCCtgacacacactcatacttgacagatatacccactaggccaccatgacttcaacatcattacctacctatagtaGGCACATATACGAATaaaacatcaattttaaatttaaaattattttatttaaaaattacttacactTATAATTTACAcaagtataaaaaatgtattctaaTCCATCTTACGTGATGAATTGAAACGAAAATGGTTTTTTGTAGCATAAGGCCTCAGCCCATAACCTAGACAATAGTCTACCAGCGATGAAATGGCCGAGCGACTGTGACAAGTCATTGTCAACTTAGTGTTAAGTCATTTAAGTCCAATTTACTTCCACAATATCACAGGGTGAGCTGCCGCATcgtatgcaaaaatattttctaggtTATGCCCTGGACGGAGTAACAGTGTATATATCCCGGATGATATTTTATAGGAAGAGATGAGAGGGGATGGTGTGAGGGTGTTTCGTGGAGGGTTTAGTTGCCTCCTCGCCTGAATGTCCTACCGGAGCGCGCGGGGGGCGCGGCCGAGTCCACCTGAGGCTCGTCCTCCGACTCCTGGACCGATCTTGTGGCTGCTGTTTgcacaaacaaaagaaaccaCTTAACACGTGTATGAATGTCGACATTATTTAAATGGAATCACAAAAACACAAGATTTTATATGAGGATACTTACTAACAAAGACCCTACGGAATCTAtactgtaatattataaagctgaagaacgagctaatctcaggacctacttacctactggtccgatttgaaatattctttcagtgttagatagcccatttatcgaggaaggctataggctacttctATATATAAACGAAAGGTCAGGCCTGCCTGTCACGTAGCTGTGACATCTAACCCTTTTGGATCGATTTGCAACCGATTGCGTTTTGGACTCTAGGAGTAGGCAGAGGTTTATAACTTAAGGGAACTTCTAAGAGATTTTGATTATAGTAATTTAACTATGGGCGTCATTGAGTTAACTACGGAAATATAAGAAACTTATAATTGAGTGCCGTTACATTCACCAGATCGCGGACGAAGGGAAGgcataataataaattcaaggTCAGTTAGCTGGCAATCGTTGCTTATTATCATGCTTTGAGAAAATACCTTTATCCTCTGAGaagattatgatatttttaggtACTTACGTCGGCCAAATCGTCCTCTGCTTGGTTTAGGTGCCGCCGGCGCGGGCGCCTCTTCATTCGCAACCTCCCTGGTCACCGGGGCATTGTTGAAACGCTTTTTGCTCTTGTtgtctatacaaaaaaaaaactcatatttGACCTTCATCCACAAACTGATTAGTTTCCACAATACAGTATGAAAATGACGTATTAACATGATACGTGCACACCGAAACCCATGATGAGAGTGCCAATAGTGTAAACGAAGAAATGTTTTGTGTCGATGTTATTATATGACTACTAactgtacgtaattttggtggGATCAAGAGAATCCTGTGCTGGCGACGATGTCGTTGTCGAGGGGGCGTTCAATTTCGCTGCAAATACAAAACGTTGTTAATTTCTAACTCATTTTTTTTGATTACTGAACAATCCTGGATCATCCTGATGCCATTCAGCCTGCTAATGCAATGGGAGTCAAGCAGGtgatagttttctttttaaacttaCCTTATGTAttgaataatagttttaaaacatcaaaagaTCAGTGATAGTGAACAGTCAAAAACGCTTACTTTCCGTGCAATTTGAATGgaatgtgacgtcacaaagctgtatacttattttcattaaaacaacgataaaacttaataatttttttcCATGAAAACGATAAATGAAAgtgtcattattttaagattctTAGCCAAATGAATttgataaagtattttattttggaccTAGTCAAATACCAATTGAAGTCCTTTCAAAATTTAGCTGAACTTGTATCTTCGTAACCCACCTTCGGCAGCTTGAGCCCTCTTCCTCTTGAGGATCTCGAGGAGTTCAGTGTTGCTTCGGAAAGGTCTGACGCCGCTGCCGACCAGCTTCTTGCCTTCCGTGGTGGATGATGGAGCCTCGGTGGAAGCCTCCTGTTGTTCCTCAGCCGGATAGTCACCATCATCCTCGTATTCTGCTTCC is from Helicoverpa armigera isolate CAAS_96S chromosome 1, ASM3070526v1, whole genome shotgun sequence and encodes:
- the LOC110373888 gene encoding D-3-phosphoglycerate dehydrogenase: MVLQINSVLVVDGVGSNCTDILNSHGISVINKPKISKEELLQEIPKYDALVVRSASQVTKEVLEAGAKLKVVGRAGAGVDNIDVTAAQERGVGVINAPGANALSACELTCSLILNLSRHVVPAAAALRAGRWDRALYTGTELNGKTLAILGLGRVGREVAVRMHSFGMKIIGYDPFVTAEQCTSFHATKMELEQIWPLADYITLHTPLIASTKNFINAKVLGQCKKGIKIVNVGRGGLIQERDLLDGLNSGQVGGAALDVFEQEPPSDPLTLEIIQHKAVIATPHLGASTKEAQVRVGQEIAEQLVNLVKPGSYSTPLAEVTRVLNKQA
- the LOC110373878 gene encoding uncharacterized protein LOC110373878 isoform X2; amino-acid sequence: MKILPLFILVACVVCTVFGQDEERPAAPSRGLLKRGSLAKGKPTTTTTTPAPQEEAEYEDDGDYPAEEQQEASTEAPSSTTEGKKLVGSGVRPFRSNTELLEILKRKRAQAAEDNKSKKRFNNAPVTREVANEEAPAPAAPKPSRGRFGRPATRSVQESEDEPQVDSAAPPARSGRTFRRGGN
- the LOC110373878 gene encoding uncharacterized protein LOC110373878 isoform X1, with translation MKILPLFILVACVVCTVFGQDEERPAAPSRGLLKRGSLAKGKPTTTTTTPAPQEEAEYEDDGDYPAEEQQEASTEAPSSTTEGKKLVGSGVRPFRSNTELLEILKRKRAQAAEAKLNAPSTTTSSPAQDSLDPTKITYNNKSKKRFNNAPVTREVANEEAPAPAAPKPSRGRFGRPATRSVQESEDEPQVDSAAPPARSGRTFRRGGN